The Toxorhynchites rutilus septentrionalis strain SRP chromosome 3, ASM2978413v1, whole genome shotgun sequence genome includes a region encoding these proteins:
- the LOC129773062 gene encoding uncharacterized protein LOC129773062, giving the protein MKDVDNNNHFARALLDSGSQPSFVSEALCQKLRLKRTKVNSSISRIGQSTVNVHYGISLSLSSRFDTFSTSLECLVLSKLTVSLPGHHIIVVRWIIPRNLPLADPQFNISKGIDNIIGAELFYHLLEHQQFSLGLEYPILQKTFLGYIVCGKLEQLSSEPPITQTSMICAEQQLDAQLQRFWEVENIEDVKEHSNEEQACEEHFLQTTSREVDGRFVVRLPLREDMIALMGDSYQPALRRFLAMERKLASNDKLRREYLSFMEDYEKLGHMEVCSRASCSPQYFLPHHAIQRPESSTTKTRVVFDGSCRFSTQHSLNDVLKIGPTVQPALYSIVINFRMPDLDSS; this is encoded by the coding sequence ATGAAGGATGTAGACAACAACAATCATTTCGCCAGAGCTCTTTTAGACAGTGGGTCTCAACCGAGTTTCGTTTCTGAAGCACTCTGCCAGAAGTTACGTTTGAAACGTACAAAAGTTAATTCATCGATCAGCAGAATCGGACAGTCCACAGTGAACGTACACTACGGAATCTCTTTGTCGCTCTCTTCTCGTTTCGATACTTTCTCCACCAGTTTGGAATGTCTGGTATTATCGAAGCTCACCGTGTCCTTGCCTGGGCACCACATCATCGTCGTACGTTGGATCATTCCACGAAATCTTCCTTTAGCAGACCCACAGTTTAACATCAGCAAAGGTATCGACAACATCATCGGTGCTGAACTGTTCTACCATTTACTAGAACATCAGCAATTCTCACTTGGCCTCGAATACCCTATCCTTCAGAAGACATTCCTTGGATATATTGTATGTGGAAAGCTGGAACAGCTATCCTCGGAACCACCTATAACACAAACCAGTATGATATGTGCAGAACAGCAGCTCGACGCTCAACTTCAACGGTTTTGGGAGGTCGAAAACATCGAAGACGTCAAGGAACACAGTAACGAAGAACAAGCTTGTGAGGAGCACTTCCTACAAACAACTTCCAGGGAGGTTGATGGTCGCTTCGTCGTTCGTTTACCATTGCGAGAAGATATGATAGCGTTAATGGGCGATTCGTACCAGCCCGCCCTCCGTCGATTCCTGGCAATGGAGAGAAAGCTCGCTTCCAACGATAAACTTCGCCGGGAATACCTTAGTTTCATGGAGGACTACGAGAAATTGGGTCACATGGAGGTTTGCTCGCGCGCGTCGTGTAGCCCACAGTATTTCCTGCCCCATCATGCCATTCAACGTCCGGAGAGTTCAACTACGAAGACTCGAGTGGTATTTGATGGATCATGTCGCTTCTCCACACAACATTCGCTCAACGACGTTTTGAAAATTGGTCCAACGGTTCAACCTGCTTTGTACTCCATCGTAATAAACTTCCGCATGCCAGATCTGGATTCATCCTGA
- the LOC129773063 gene encoding uncharacterized protein LOC129773063, translated as MAPLPSVRITPARVFSHSGMDYCGPFLVRPLSGRGASVNIYVALFVCLVVKAVHLEVVSDSSSASCINAVKRFVARRGRVLQLHCDNATAFVGADRELKALRQEYLRQFRTKEWDNYCSENSITFCFIPARSPHFGGIWEAGIKSFKHHFRRIIGQKSFTMDQLLTIVVQIEAILNSRPLSPISESPDDLSALTPGHFLIGVPLLSIPEPDLTELNTNRLTRLQEMKRSIQDLWRRWSRDYVSQL; from the coding sequence ATGGCACCCTTACCGTCAGTGCGCATCACTCCAGCTCGAGTATTCTCACATTCGGGTATGGATTACTGTGGGCCGTTCCTCGTTCGTCCGTTAAGTGGAAGGGGAGCGTCGGTGAACATCTACGTTGCTTTATTCGTATGCTTGGTGGTGAAGGCCGTGCACCTTGAAGTCGTCTCCGATTCGTCGTCCGCCTCGTGCATAAACGCCGTCAAACGCTTCGTCGCTCGTCGCGGTCGTGTTCTACAGTTGCACTGCGATAATGCAACTGCGTTCGTCGGCGCGGATCGCGAATTGAAGGCTTTGCGACAGGAGTATCTAAGGCAGTTCCGGACGAAAGAATGGGACAACTATTGCTCGGAGAATAGCATCACCTTCTGCTTCATACCCGCCCGCTCTCCACATTTCGGAGGAATTTGGGAGGCAGGAATAAAATCATTCAAACATCATTTTCGTCGAATAATTGGACAGAAGTCGTTTACTATGGACCAATTGCTAACCATCGTAGTTCAAATTGAGGCTATCCTCAATTCTCGCCCACTTTCGCCGATTTCCGAATCTCCAGATGACCTCTCCGCCCTTACTCCCGGTCATTTCCTGATTGGAGTGCCCCTACTATCAATTCCAGAACCAGATCTCACCGAGTTAAACACCAATCGTCTTACTCGTTTACAGGAGATGAAGCGCTCGATACAAGACCTCTGGCGTCGATGGTCTCGTGACTACGTAAGTCAGCTATAA